TTTTTTCTACTTTTGTTTTATTGTTGTTTTTACTTTTGTTCTGTTTTTTTCTATGCTTGAGCTTTAGCGAAACATACTACGTTCGCCTATACGTAAGATGGCTTGGCAGAGCATACACCTTTTTTTCTAAAAATAATTTTTTCATGCTTGCAAAAAAAGTTTATGAATAATTTTTATTTAACGAGAATTAGTTATTTTAAAATCAACACAGATGCGAAATGTTCGCGGGCTTTGTTGTCCGCTTTTAACAACTTCTAAGATTTCGTATGTTCGGCCTAGTCGTTCACAATAGGTTTTAATTTCGTCTTTTGCTTTGTTAAATTCATCGACATGATAAAATCCGTAGAGATGAATAATTGCATTTTTATTTGCGACAGGTAAAGCAACATCTAAGAATTCTTCTGCTGTTTTTGGTAGTGGCATAATTATTCTGTCGAATGTCTTTCCTAATTGCGGCACTACTTCTCGCACATCGCCACAATGAAGTTCGACATTAGTTAATTTATTTTTTTTAATATTTTCAAGGCCGTATGTATGTCCCTGCGGATTAATTTCTACACCTACGATATGTTTTGCAGGGGTGAGTTTTCCAAGAACGCAAGGATATGGTGCTGCGCCACTAAACATGACAAGAATGTCTTCACCTTCTTTAACTTGTTGCGCAATACGTTTTCGTTCGGTTGAAAGTCTTGCTGAGAAATACACGTCTTCAACGTTCACAGTAAAAACGCATTCGTTTTCTTTATAGGTTGCTTCTTTGGTTTGTTCGCCTGCAAGGTGTTTCATGTCTTGCGTGCGAAATGTTCCTTCGTGTCCGCTTCCTTTTTTAAGAACTGTTTTAATAAGCGGGTTTGATTGTAGCAATGCTTGCGCAATATCTTTTTCTTTATGTTCTAGTTCGTGAGGAATTTCAACAATTGCTATCGTTCCCATAATATCATGTGCTGCCTTTGCTATTGCGAGTTCTTCTGGCATTAAAATGTTTTGTAGCACATCTTTAAATGGGATCGCTGTTTTTTTGTGTATTCGTTCTTCAAGTGCAACATCAACAGTTTCTTTTGGGTAATTGCGCACGGGAAAATAGATGAAGTCATGTTCTTTTTTAGGTTGATAAGAATTATCCAACTGGTTGTTGGCAATGAGTTCTTTTTTGATTTGCTCGGCCTTGTCTAAAGGAGCTTTCACACACATCGTCATAGAACTCTTAAAATCAGTAATAATTTATAAATGCTCCTGCCGCTCAAGGGGTTTGTCTTCTTTTTTTTGTCCTACTTGCTCTTTAAGGCTTTGTGCAATTTTAACACCTACAATGCCTTCAAGAAATTCAGGCGTTGCTCGCTCGACATCTTTTATGGTTTTGACGTGGTGAGTAAATAGTTTTCGTGCGCGCACGCGACCAATATTTTTGAAATGAAGTAGTGTTAGAAGTTCTGCCTTCACACCATGTTTTGCACGCACACGTACCTGTTTGATTATTTTTATTACTGGTTTTAAATTACTCATACGTGCAAGTTCTTCGCATGCATATAAGAGCCAATCTGCTTTTTGCAGTTTGATACTCAGTTCTCCTGGTCGAACGTTGTAGCGTTCAAAAAGTTCATCTTCTGTTCGCTCACTCATCCAATCCAGCATGCATTGTGTTGATTTAATGCTATCATCAAAATCATCAACGCTAACATCGTAAAATTCTTCTTCAGTAAAGAGGAACTCTTGCTCCAGGCGTCGTGTTTGTATCATCTCCATATCGATTGCTTTTGCGCGTAAGAGCGGAATCATTTCAAGCGAACAATGAAGAAGATGAATAAGTGCAAAGGTTTGCTCTTCATCTGTTGATTCTTTTGGGTTACAAGAAAGTTTTTGTAATCCTACTAATAACACGTGAGCTGTTAATGGATCAAGGTAGAGTTCACTAACTCGTTGTCCGAGTAGTGTTGCAGTAAGTGGGTGATTTTCGTTTGTTTTTTCTTCTTCTAAAAGTCTTGTTGCGGGTATAAATAATGTATCTGTTTTATTTTGTTGTTTAATTATTGTTGTTTGTTCTAAAAATCTCCATTCCTCTAGAAGCACAATCATTTTTTGTAGTGTTCGTTGGAGTCTTTTACTATCGCTGAATTGTTGTGCATAAAATGTTTTTTCAAAAAAACTATACAGCTCTTGGGCATTAGTAACAAATTTTGTTGCAACTAAACTTAAGATGTAGGTGCGAAGCACGGGCTCAACAGCAAGTTTTGAGAAGATATCTTCTACTTGTCCCCGTATATATGTTTCGCGAAGTTCTTCAAGGTCATTTTCATTTTTTGCAATAAGTATTGCTTCTCCATAATCTTCTTTTCCCGGTCGTCCTGCTCGTCCCGCCATTTGTTCATATTCTAAAACGGGTATAGGGACCATTCCTCGATTTCCAAATCGTTTCGTGTCGCGAATAATGGTGCGAAAGGCAGGCATGTCTAGTCCTGCTGCTAGCGTTGGTGTTGAGCAAATAATTTTAATAATTCCTTCTCGAAATGCATCTTCGACAAGTTCTCGTTGCTTGCTTGCGAGGCCTGCGTGATGAAAGGCAATGCCTTGTCGTATACATAATGATAATCGTTTGCATTGTTTTGTTGGTGTGCTAAGCACCTTAAGAATTTTTTCAGCGAGAAGATTTGTTGCTGCAAAATTAATTGCTTGTTCTTCGCCTCGTATATCCTTGGCTATTTTTTCTGCTTGACTTTCTGCTGCTCTTTTACTTGCGCAAAAAACTAGCGCTTGTTTATGTTGTTGAATAGTTTTTAAGCATAAGCCAACTGTTTGATCTTTATGCGACGTAATAGCAGTAGTTCTCATGAGATAATGAGTGGTTGTTCGTTGTTTAAATCATTTTGGTTTAAGTATGTCCAGTGTTATGCCGAGATGAAGCTAGAACGATAGTAGAGCGACAAGGATTTTTCCTTTGATCTAAATATTTTTTCTTTATAAGACAAAAGTATTTTTTCAAATAATCTGCTAGAATTGCAGTTCTAGTTCTAAATAAAGAGTTTACGAAGTGGTTATAAAAAATGGTGAGTCTTTCAAATGAGTGTTGTTCATTTGGAAGTCC
The window above is part of the Candidatus Woesearchaeota archaeon genome. Proteins encoded here:
- a CDS encoding class I SAM-dependent methyltransferase family protein translates to MTMCVKAPLDKAEQIKKELIANNQLDNSYQPKKEHDFIYFPVRNYPKETVDVALEERIHKKTAIPFKDVLQNILMPEELAIAKAAHDIMGTIAIVEIPHELEHKEKDIAQALLQSNPLIKTVLKKGSGHEGTFRTQDMKHLAGEQTKEATYKENECVFTVNVEDVYFSARLSTERKRIAQQVKEGEDILVMFSGAAPYPCVLGKLTPAKHIVGVEINPQGHTYGLENIKKNKLTNVELHCGDVREVVPQLGKTFDRIIMPLPKTAEEFLDVALPVANKNAIIHLYGFYHVDEFNKAKDEIKTYCERLGRTYEILEVVKSGQQSPRTFRICVDFKITNSR